TTGCCGTCGATGTGACATCTATTTCAGTGAGACGTTTGCAACTCCGATCTCAGGACTCAAAACCCCATTAAGCCGGATTATCACCATCCTCAAAGCCAGGAGTGAAGGGATGAGCCTGAATGCCACAGCTCGCACCCACAATGTATCCAAGAAAAGTGTGATTGATTGGGAAAGACGCCTATCTGGTCTCAAGCCGACCTTAATGCTCTATTCGTTAGTCCATCAGTTCATTCACCAAGAAATAGAGGGGGATGAGCTTTATACTAAGGTGAACAAAAACAAACCGCCGTCAGAGTCCCAAGGGTGGACAATTGTTCTGATGGAACGGGGAAGTCGGTTTCTGTGGGAATTGCATTGTGGGCGCAAAGACCAGCAATTATTTGAGAAGGCGTTACAGTGTTTGGCTCAAGTGATTGAGCAAACAGACAACTTGAGTCTATTAACGGATGGAGAAAGGCGCTATGGCAATATTCTGTTTGATATTTGCCATGACATCATTCGCAATGGTAAACCGGGACGTCCTCTCAAACGCCTGCCGAAAGGGGTAAGAGTGCGCATTAAAAACAAAGGAGCCAAAACAAAGAAGGGGCGTCCTCGTCAAAAGTATCAATCACCTATTCCAGAGCATCCTGATACAGCTCATGAGGTGTCTAACGAAGAGATACATGCTAATCATGTTGAAGCGTTTAATGCCTCCATGAGACGACGTAATGCAACCTTTCGACGCAAGACGAATACCTATGCAAAATCTAGGAAGAGCTTGCAGAGAACACTCGATGTATTTTGGTTGATTCACAACTTTACTCGGGTTCATTTCACCACAAAAGTTGTTCCTGCTGTCAAGTTAGGAATACTCAAGACTCGGCTTTCATGGCCACAAATACTCACGATGAGATATGCTGTCTAATCCAGCAGCGAAAATACTTCTAGCATTCCCATCACTCGGAACCATTACCGAAGTCTCGTGTGTGAAGACTAATGATGACTTAGTCTTTAATCTTCTCAAGTTTGAGTAGAGAAAGTATTATTCTCCCATTTCCAAATCTTATAACCCAAGAGTTCAGAACATTCGGTATGATTCTGAGAACAGAGTAGAGCGGCTGAACCGAAATAAGCCAGCTATACTCCTAATATATAGATCTTTACGATTGTCGTTTATCATTCCACTTTTGAATTCATGGTCTACGGAACATCCTCTGCTCGGGCTGAAATGAGTGAACTGCGGCGTCTGCGGACGCTCTTGCCACCTGAACTGCAAAGCTGGGTCACCGTAGAAGCGACAACAGCCACCAACGCTTCCCTCATTACCTGCGAAGAGTTAGGTCAAGATGAGGTGGAAATCCAAATTGATCTGCTTAAGTGGGAGCAATTTGCGAAAGATCAGCGCAATCTCCTGTTTTGGCACCAAGTCGCTCGGATTCAGAACGATACGATTCCCCGAGATGGCTGGGAAATGGCTGCTCTGGCTATTGGTTTAGGGGGGGCGGTCGGTGAGCTATGGGTCCAAGATGGGTTGCTGCTGATGTTGGCCTTAGCCCTATGTGGTGTATCAGGATGGCGACTGTATCAACGCAATAACTCCCAGAAGAGTGTTGATGATCTAACGGCTGCGGATCAAAAAGCGATCGCCCTCGCGACTCGCTTTGGCTATACCCTCCCCAATGCCTATAAAAGTTTAGGTAGTGCCTTAAAAATCTTGATTGACCAATCTCCTAGCCGTCGCAACCGCAAGCGCTATGAAACCCGCCTCCAGGCTTTAAAAGATAGTGCTGCAGAAGCAAAAGCGAGAAGCCAATCGATGCGTGCAGAGCAGCGGAATCGGATGCCCGATATGAACTATCCTTCCTGAGCCGTGTCAGGCGAGGCTGTGAAACATTCTTGCAGCTGAATCCGATCCAAACGGGGATTCACAGACGCCACTTTGACATCCAGCCGGTCCCCCAAAACAACCGGGTGATCCAGGCGCATCACAAGTTCTAGCCCTAAATCTTCTAGCAAAATTAGGGCTAGATTCTCGTGCTCACGCAACCATCGCAGCACCATAGCCGGCCAGACCGTCTGACCATGTTGCCTTAAATACTCCAAACTCCAATAGCGATTGGTTTGTCGTTCTAAAAGGGTGGCTTCATAGGCGGCGGTAGTCACGCTGGGTATGAGGGTTGTTAAGTCAGTTTTACTAAAAGGCAATTCTTCGTCTCGAAGATGAGCTTTAATTTGAAAATGAGCGACTAAATCTGCATAGCGACGGATGGGGGACGTGACTTGGCAGTAACAATCCAGGCCCAAGCTGGCATGGCGAGCGGGACTAATGCTGACCTCACTGCGAGGCATACAGCTACGAATCGCGCAATAGCGAACAAATCCTGGTGCCAGCTGTAATAGCTCTTCTTCCGGCGGTAGTTCAGGCTGAGGCTGGTGGCGAAAGGGCAATGGTAAATCATTATCTTGACCATAACGGGCGGCCACTTCCCCCGTTAAGATCATCATTTCAGCGACTAGGTTACGGGCAGAAGAATCGTACAGAACCTGAATGTCGACCTTCTCTCCCTCCACTTTGATGGAGGATTCCGGCATCTGAATGCTGATGGCGCCTTGGGATTTCCGCCAGGCTTGGCGTTGTTTGGCCCAGTGGGCCAAAGCTAATAGTTCCGACTCTGCCTCTACCCCAAGCTCCAGCATTTCATCCACATCGGCATAGGTCAGGCGATAGGTAGGCTGGACCTGGCTACAGCGAATCTCATAGGATTCAATCGCCCCTTCTGCGGTGAGGATGACGCCAAAACTGAGGGCACAACAGATTTGTCCCTGAACCAGACTCATGGGCCCCGTAGACAGTTCCGTTGGGAACATGGGAATCATGCCCGTGGGTAAGTAAACCGTTGTCCCTCGGCGTTGAGCTTCTTGGTCTAATTCATCGCCTAGGGTGATCCAGCGACTGGGGTCAGCAATATGGACCCAGACCCGCTGTTTGCCGCCTGGTAGAAACTCTAAGCTGAGGCCGTCATCGATCTCGGATGTGCTTTCATCATCAATGGTATAGACTTTCAAACTGGTCAAGTCGTGACGTTCAGCATGTAAGTCTGGTGGGGGCATTTTCAGCAATTGATCAACGGCAGCGAGAACAGACGACGAAAATTGAACGGGAGTTTTGCTGCGATACAGATGTAAATTTTGGTGAGGCTCCCAGACCTTCACATCGACTAACAACTGAAACGCCGCATCTG
The genomic region above belongs to Acaryochloris sp. CCMEE 5410 and contains:
- a CDS encoding ribonuclease R family protein, translated to MEKGTLIEFKRRGDCAEGQRPFQLGVLDRPEGKKNWVVVDQTGQTHTLHPRQFTFVVSGKTYTPSEIAEFQLEAESYIDPSSLEVAWEILLEDSQSVAPADLAQLLFSDQSPPLCYASHCLLSDDRIYFKQKGDRFEPRSASQVAELQHQLEQQAKRQQEQQAFYQKLEQVIAGDTVEWQGCDRTYLQALEKFAALGDEATTRSTATEVLSTLKRGTSPDAAFQLLVDVKVWEPHQNLHLYRSKTPVQFSSSVLAAVDQLLKMPPPDLHAERHDLTSLKVYTIDDESTSEIDDGLSLEFLPGGKQRVWVHIADPSRWITLGDELDQEAQRRGTTVYLPTGMIPMFPTELSTGPMSLVQGQICCALSFGVILTAEGAIESYEIRCSQVQPTYRLTYADVDEMLELGVEAESELLALAHWAKQRQAWRKSQGAISIQMPESSIKVEGEKVDIQVLYDSSARNLVAEMMILTGEVAARYGQDNDLPLPFRHQPQPELPPEEELLQLAPGFVRYCAIRSCMPRSEVSISPARHASLGLDCYCQVTSPIRRYADLVAHFQIKAHLRDEELPFSKTDLTTLIPSVTTAAYEATLLERQTNRYWSLEYLRQHGQTVWPAMVLRWLREHENLALILLEDLGLELVMRLDHPVVLGDRLDVKVASVNPRLDRIQLQECFTASPDTAQEG
- a CDS encoding DUF3318 domain-containing protein — protein: MVYGTSSARAEMSELRRLRTLLPPELQSWVTVEATTATNASLITCEELGQDEVEIQIDLLKWEQFAKDQRNLLFWHQVARIQNDTIPRDGWEMAALAIGLGGAVGELWVQDGLLLMLALALCGVSGWRLYQRNNSQKSVDDLTAADQKAIALATRFGYTLPNAYKSLGSALKILIDQSPSRRNRKRYETRLQALKDSAAEAKARSQSMRAEQRNRMPDMNYPS